In Methylotenera sp. L2L1, the following proteins share a genomic window:
- the hpnE gene encoding hydroxysqualene dehydroxylase HpnE: MNTHQHIAIIGGGCAGLSAAATLTERGYSVTLFEASSQLGGRARTVVVENKDLLQLLDNGQHILLGAYSATLSLLEKAGVKEEAAFLRLPLQLNMQSSAAKSIFSLKSANYLPAPFNILVGFLFCKGLSFNERITALRFMRHLQSSNYEIINDKPLAKYLKQHKQSPKLVQMLWEPLCLAALNTPIAKASSKIFLNVLRDSFSGSKKDSDFLIPKQDLSQIISHPLAHYIQAKGGSIKLNHRIRTLVEADNGFNLETRQGTFHFSHVIVATSPARTDKLLEQLPKLKASQDKTHHYQYQPIYTVYLRYPSEIKLPQVMSGLSGTLSQWVFDRGTLCGEKGLLAVVVSAEGKHQKLTQDDLALSVAKELKLAFPHLPKPLWHKVIAEKRATFSCVPDLARPTNRTAQNNLYLAGDYTYASYPATIEGAVRSGIYCANLITNAS, encoded by the coding sequence TTGAACACGCATCAGCATATTGCAATCATTGGCGGCGGCTGCGCAGGCTTAAGTGCAGCCGCCACCTTAACCGAACGCGGTTACTCAGTCACATTATTCGAAGCCAGCTCTCAGCTAGGCGGACGCGCTCGTACGGTAGTGGTTGAAAACAAAGACTTATTACAACTACTTGATAATGGCCAACATATTTTATTAGGTGCTTACAGCGCCACGTTGTCGCTGCTTGAAAAGGCTGGTGTAAAAGAAGAGGCAGCTTTTTTACGACTACCACTGCAACTTAATATGCAATCAAGTGCCGCTAAATCAATATTTTCACTCAAGTCTGCCAATTACTTACCTGCCCCGTTCAATATCTTAGTCGGTTTTTTGTTTTGTAAAGGGCTGTCATTTAATGAGCGAATAACTGCTTTAAGATTTATGAGGCATTTACAATCATCCAACTATGAAATCATCAATGATAAACCGCTAGCAAAGTATTTAAAGCAACATAAGCAGTCGCCAAAGCTAGTCCAAATGCTATGGGAGCCTTTGTGCTTAGCTGCGCTTAACACCCCTATAGCAAAGGCTAGCAGTAAAATATTTTTAAATGTATTGCGCGACTCATTTAGTGGTAGCAAAAAAGATAGTGATTTTTTAATTCCTAAACAGGATTTGTCGCAGATTATTTCCCATCCTTTGGCACATTACATACAAGCTAAAGGCGGCAGCATAAAACTAAATCATCGGATACGCACTCTAGTGGAGGCTGATAACGGCTTTAATTTAGAAACTAGACAAGGGACATTCCATTTCAGCCATGTGATTGTAGCAACCTCGCCAGCCAGAACGGACAAGTTACTAGAACAGCTCCCTAAATTAAAGGCTAGCCAAGATAAAACGCACCATTATCAATACCAACCTATCTACACGGTTTACCTACGATACCCAAGTGAGATAAAACTGCCGCAAGTCATGTCTGGATTAAGCGGGACTTTAAGTCAGTGGGTATTTGACCGAGGGACATTATGCGGAGAAAAAGGGCTATTGGCAGTTGTTGTTAGCGCAGAGGGAAAACATCAGAAACTAACACAAGATGACCTTGCACTAAGCGTTGCAAAAGAATTAAAACTGGCTTTTCCACATCTGCCAAAACCCTTATGGCATAAAGTGATTGCTGAAAAGAGAGCTACGTTTTCATGCGTACCTGATTTAGCGCGCCCAACTAACAGAACCGCACAAAACAATCTTTACTTAGCAGGGGACTATACATATGCTAGCTACCCTGCAACGATTGAAGGCGCGGTTAGAAGCGGTATTTATTGCGCCAACCTGATTACTAATGCGTCATAA
- the hpnD gene encoding presqualene diphosphate synthase HpnD — protein sequence MTPKQYCQEKAAKSGSSFYYSFMFLPKHKREAITALYAFCREVDDVVDECTELKVAQVKLAWWKDEVRNLYLKKPIHPVTKALEPVIKQFQLDEEHFHEIIDGMEMDLNFNRYEDFKQLQLYCYRVASVVGILSAQIFGFENRKTLKFAHDLGMAFQLTNIIRDVGEDARRNRIYIPLDELAKFNVTEDDILNSRESDAVKKLLEEQIERAEMYYDKALKELPTEDKKNQRVGLIMAAIYRTLLREIKIDGAEKVLNARISLGTLRKLWIAFSTWFKHLA from the coding sequence ATGACCCCAAAGCAATATTGCCAAGAAAAAGCAGCAAAAAGCGGCTCCAGTTTTTATTACAGTTTTATGTTCTTACCAAAACATAAGCGTGAGGCCATTACCGCGCTATATGCCTTTTGCCGCGAAGTTGATGATGTTGTCGATGAATGCACTGAATTAAAGGTCGCCCAAGTCAAACTGGCTTGGTGGAAAGATGAGGTACGCAACTTATATCTAAAAAAACCAATACACCCTGTGACTAAGGCACTGGAGCCTGTCATCAAGCAATTTCAGCTAGATGAAGAACACTTTCATGAAATTATTGATGGCATGGAGATGGATTTAAACTTCAATCGCTACGAAGACTTCAAGCAACTGCAGCTATATTGTTATCGCGTTGCCAGCGTGGTAGGTATACTCTCTGCGCAGATATTTGGCTTTGAGAATAGAAAAACGCTTAAATTTGCGCATGATCTTGGCATGGCATTCCAGCTAACCAATATCATCAGGGATGTCGGTGAGGATGCTCGCCGCAATCGCATTTACATTCCACTAGATGAGCTTGCAAAGTTTAATGTTACGGAAGACGATATTTTAAATAGCCGTGAATCTGATGCCGTTAAGAAACTGCTAGAAGAACAAATTGAGCGCGCTGAAATGTATTACGATAAAGCGCTAAAAGAACTGCCGACTGAAGACAAAAAGAACCAGCGTGTAGGTTTAATTATGGCCGCTATTTACCGTACATTACTGCGTGAAATAAAGATAGATGGTGCAGAAAAAGTACTTAATGCACGTATATCGCTAGGTACATTACGCAAACTATGGATTGCCTTTAGTACTTGGTTTAAACATCTGGCTTAA
- the hpnC gene encoding squalene synthase HpnC, whose protein sequence is MVNNCSKLSDTSTAVAQQSLDLANRHYENFPVASFFLPIHLREPIALIYSFARQADDFADEGDLTIEQRLNLLSDFRDELDLLQAYIKPKTAFFVTLGQMIRERKLPIAPFYDLLDAFSQDVTKTRYADYEDVLDYCARSANPIGRLLLHLYQQATPDNIQYSDNICSALQLINFLQDIAIDFKKNEGKQRIYLCQDELVAFGITEQTIRAYVNASQVTDEHWHQFMHFNLRRTHALLNAGKPLGKILRGRIGFEMRMIIAGGERIIHKISAVNGDVFNRRPTLNYWDWAIVFSKALLKL, encoded by the coding sequence ATGGTAAATAATTGCTCAAAGCTTAGCGATACATCAACAGCAGTGGCTCAACAAAGCCTCGACTTAGCTAATCGTCATTATGAGAATTTTCCTGTAGCTTCATTTTTTTTGCCTATCCACTTACGTGAGCCAATTGCCTTAATTTACAGCTTTGCAAGGCAGGCAGATGACTTTGCTGATGAAGGCGACCTCACGATTGAGCAACGCTTAAACTTACTTAGCGACTTTCGTGATGAGCTTGATTTATTACAAGCCTATATAAAACCCAAAACCGCTTTTTTTGTGACCTTGGGTCAAATGATACGTGAAAGAAAGCTACCAATAGCCCCCTTTTACGACTTGCTGGATGCGTTTAGCCAAGACGTGACCAAAACTCGTTATGCTGATTATGAGGATGTACTGGATTACTGTGCACGCTCTGCGAATCCAATCGGACGTCTTTTATTGCACTTATACCAGCAGGCCACTCCAGACAACATACAATACTCAGACAATATTTGCTCTGCATTACAGTTGATTAATTTTCTCCAAGACATAGCGATTGATTTTAAGAAAAATGAAGGCAAGCAACGCATTTATCTATGTCAGGATGAGCTGGTAGCTTTTGGCATTACCGAGCAAACCATTAGAGCTTATGTGAATGCAAGCCAAGTGACAGATGAACATTGGCATCAGTTTATGCACTTTAATTTGCGCCGCACTCATGCCCTGCTTAATGCAGGTAAGCCACTAGGGAAAATCTTAAGAGGTCGCATTGGTTTTGAGATGCGCATGATCATTGCTGGTGGAGAGCGCATTATTCATAAGATTAGCGCTGTAAATGGCGATGTTTTTAACCGTAGACCAACACTGAACTATTGGGATTGGGCCATCGTCTTCTCTAAAGCATTGCTAAAACTATAA
- a CDS encoding S-methyl-5'-thioinosine phosphorylase — protein sequence MLAIIGGTGLTQLDNLNITRRLIVRTPYGEPSQPLIFGEISGREVIFLARHGNGHTIPPHEVNYRANIAALHLQGVTEIAAIATVGGIHPDLSAGKIVVPHQIIDYTYGRKTTFHDGVSNPVKHIDFTEPYCQVLREKWKKAAIAVGEEVVNHGVYAATQGPRLETAAEIDRLERDGATVVGMTGMPEAALARELGISYATICPVANYAAGRGDNLHEIKYEEVISNLNLTMVRVRNIIAQLVKQNGH from the coding sequence ATGTTAGCAATTATTGGCGGTACCGGTCTGACGCAATTAGACAACTTAAACATAACTAGACGTTTAATCGTACGCACGCCTTATGGAGAGCCATCACAGCCGCTTATCTTTGGTGAGATTTCTGGTCGGGAGGTTATCTTCTTAGCACGTCATGGAAATGGACATACCATTCCGCCTCATGAAGTTAATTACCGTGCCAATATTGCAGCTTTGCATTTACAGGGTGTGACTGAAATTGCAGCCATCGCGACAGTAGGGGGTATTCACCCGGATTTGTCAGCAGGAAAGATAGTGGTACCGCATCAGATTATTGATTATACCTATGGCAGAAAAACAACGTTTCATGATGGCGTGAGTAACCCTGTGAAGCATATCGACTTTACTGAGCCTTACTGCCAAGTTTTACGTGAGAAGTGGAAAAAAGCAGCAATTGCAGTAGGCGAAGAGGTGGTTAATCATGGTGTGTATGCCGCAACGCAAGGGCCTAGGCTTGAAACTGCGGCAGAGATTGATCGCTTAGAGCGAGACGGGGCAACCGTGGTGGGGATGACAGGCATGCCAGAAGCAGCGCTAGCGCGTGAATTGGGCATTAGCTATGCAACGATTTGTCCTGTAGCGAATTATGCAGCTGGACGAGGTGATAATTTACATGAAATTAAATATGAGGAAGTCATCTCTAACTTAAATCTCACCATGGTGAGAGTAAGAAACATTATTGCGCAACTCGTCAAACAGAATGGGCATTAA
- the def gene encoding peptide deformylase has protein sequence MAIKAVLRMGEPCLLAKAEPVAQFDTAALHELIQDLEDTMQHMNGAGIAAPQIGVSLRVVIFGQKESTVTNPRYPDADAVPYTVLINPKLTFIGNEIENDWEGCLSVPGMRGIVPRHLKLHYTGFDQYGNKVDRLVSGFHARVVQHECDHLDGVLYPMRIIDLKDFGYSDVFFPNQDVQDD, from the coding sequence ATGGCGATTAAAGCTGTATTAAGAATGGGCGAGCCATGCTTGCTGGCAAAAGCTGAACCTGTGGCGCAGTTTGATACAGCAGCATTGCATGAGTTAATCCAAGATTTAGAAGATACGATGCAACACATGAACGGTGCCGGGATAGCTGCGCCTCAAATTGGTGTTAGTCTTCGCGTTGTCATTTTTGGTCAAAAAGAATCAACAGTAACTAATCCTAGATATCCAGATGCTGATGCGGTGCCTTATACCGTGCTAATTAACCCAAAATTAACATTTATTGGCAATGAAATTGAAAATGATTGGGAAGGGTGCTTGTCAGTTCCCGGAATGCGAGGTATAGTGCCGCGTCATCTGAAATTGCACTACACAGGCTTTGATCAGTACGGCAATAAAGTCGATAGATTGGTTAGCGGCTTTCATGCGCGCGTGGTCCAGCATGAATGTGATCACTTAGATGGTGTTTTATATCCAATGCGGATAATAGATTTAAAAGATTTTGGATATTCTGATGTTTTTTTTCCAAATCAGGATGTTCAAGACGATTAA
- a CDS encoding sterol desaturase family protein has translation MNLDLFAFLSPIVGVFVFFLLERFLLKEKNVVTNRIRTFLGIETLNLILSIILSAVFLIPLVFLLAPLQIFSFSNLEVPKVLSFILSFLFMDFISYLQHRLHHKIPTLWKFHRLHHSDKHMDSLTTFLHHPLEIVSGFVFTISFAVIFDVPVIVMVIYSLIAGLHSPFTHLRKTIPLKIEKYLKYILITPNFHKVHHSIDMKEGNSNFGIIFIFWDIVFGSSCLKTPSDLNKVELGIDNKQHTDTINLITLIKNPFV, from the coding sequence ATGAATCTCGATTTATTTGCCTTTTTATCACCCATAGTTGGTGTCTTTGTATTTTTTTTACTAGAGCGATTTCTTTTAAAAGAAAAAAATGTGGTTACAAACCGTATTAGAACCTTTTTGGGCATTGAAACATTAAACCTTATACTCAGTATTATTTTATCGGCTGTTTTTCTTATCCCGCTAGTATTTCTGCTTGCACCACTACAAATATTTAGTTTTTCTAATCTTGAAGTTCCTAAAGTTTTGAGTTTTATCTTGAGCTTTTTATTCATGGACTTCATTAGTTATTTACAACATAGACTTCATCACAAAATTCCGACTCTATGGAAGTTTCATCGACTCCATCACTCCGATAAGCATATGGACTCTTTAACAACTTTTTTACATCATCCATTAGAGATTGTTTCTGGGTTTGTTTTTACAATTTCATTTGCCGTGATTTTTGATGTTCCTGTAATTGTGATGGTTATATATAGCTTAATTGCTGGTTTGCATTCGCCATTCACACATTTAAGAAAAACAATTCCTTTGAAAATTGAAAAGTATCTTAAATATATTTTAATTACGCCTAACTTTCACAAAGTTCATCATTCTATTGATATGAAAGAAGGAAATTCAAACTTCGGAATTATTTTTATTTTTTGGGATATTGTTTTTGGATCATCTTGTTTGAAGACACCTTCTGATTTAAACAAAGTCGAATTAGGGATTGATAATAAACAACATACTGATACAATCAATTTAATAACATTAATCAAAAATCCATTCGTTTAG
- a CDS encoding cupin domain-containing protein, translating to MTQIIVDHNPSEEKLKQLGVSSWSIWDCAPSKFPLNFDSATESAYVLEGEIHVTPQGGETVVIKAGDFVVFPKGLKSNWEVTKQLKKHYKHS from the coding sequence ATGACTCAAATCATCGTAGATCACAACCCATCAGAAGAGAAATTAAAACAATTAGGCGTATCAAGCTGGTCTATCTGGGATTGCGCGCCTTCTAAATTCCCACTTAACTTTGATTCAGCAACTGAAAGTGCATATGTACTTGAAGGCGAAATTCACGTGACACCACAAGGTGGCGAAACTGTTGTGATTAAAGCAGGTGATTTCGTTGTGTTCCCTAAAGGTTTGAAATCAAACTGGGAAGTAACTAAACAATTGAAAAAACACTACAAGCATTCATAA
- a CDS encoding cupin domain-containing protein: protein MSKIIVEKPSAEQLASLGVKSWPTWSKEVSQFPWRFSTQEIAYILEGEVTVQPAEGEAVSFTVGDLVTFPAGLSCVWHVKKPLKKHYQLGG from the coding sequence ATGAGTAAAATCATCGTAGAAAAACCGAGTGCAGAGCAGTTGGCATCCTTAGGTGTAAAGAGCTGGCCGACTTGGTCTAAAGAAGTGTCGCAATTCCCGTGGCGCTTTAGTACGCAGGAAATTGCTTATATCTTGGAAGGTGAAGTAACGGTTCAGCCTGCCGAAGGTGAAGCAGTAAGTTTTACAGTAGGTGATCTAGTGACGTTTCCCGCAGGTTTATCTTGTGTGTGGCATGTTAAAAAGCCACTGAAAAAACATTATCAGCTTGGTGGATAG
- a CDS encoding [protein-PII] uridylyltransferase, with protein MQSDNNIEPIEISKERIAFLRTSLKKQFLALKEDFTQHPNTTRLFKQHCKFIDQLLIDLWSDLQIDPACCLIAVGGYGRGELFPYSDIDLLVLIPTESQENSQLNKSIEYLIGLMWDLGLNIGHSVRNLEECISEAQKDVTVQTNVLESRLLSGNNKMYQDFLFNIAKNISPIDFLKAKLREQELRHAKFNDTAYNLEPNIKESPGGLRDLHMIIWITRSLQVKNHQYAASSNSWLSLAKDQIISVTEARRIRHHEKKLQLLRCHLHFLSSRREDRLLFDFQNDLAATLGYTNTLRRRASEQLMQSYYTSVKFIELINEIVLKLLEEIIVAPPPAVRVINDKFESRNDLLEARTANLLQQDPSAIFEAFLLLQQHPELSGMGATLLRTLQRVKSLVNKDYRHNAQNKKTFIDVLSQPSGVNRALRAMNRYGILGSYIPAFGKIVGQMQHDLFHVYTVDEHILNVLANLRRFAKPELKHEFPLCSQIFSEFDAPHLLYLAALFHDIAKGRGGDHSTLGTIDAIKFCKLHHLPKADGALVSWLVEAHLKMSSIAQKTDLSDPSVIESFADFVENKRRLNALYLLTVADIRGTSPVVWNAWKARLLENLYSATSRALSHPTFHAKQTIQRRIKEASEKLSRFGLSKHAYEQLWVQFGENYFVRHESDEIAWHSRLLTPHLYSENPIVRARLSPHGDGIQVMIYIKDKNDLFARICNFFDRMGYGIVEAKIYTTKHDYALNSFIVLDQSGKSVSYSGLLKFIELELANQLDDQYQLESPLKGRVSRQVKHMPIQAQITITKEAENNNHKLDIIANDRPGLLATLAQQFLKHDIKLHNAKINTLGNRAEDTFLISDRNSECLDFNHVHSLQMALLDEI; from the coding sequence ATGCAATCGGATAACAATATAGAACCCATCGAAATTTCAAAAGAAAGAATTGCTTTTTTACGGACTTCCCTAAAAAAGCAATTCTTAGCATTAAAAGAAGACTTTACTCAACACCCCAATACCACACGCTTATTTAAACAGCACTGCAAATTCATTGATCAACTACTCATCGATTTGTGGTCAGATTTGCAAATTGACCCAGCCTGCTGCCTTATCGCTGTAGGCGGATATGGTCGTGGTGAACTTTTCCCTTACTCCGATATTGATCTGCTGGTTTTAATACCAACAGAGTCTCAAGAAAATAGCCAATTAAATAAAAGCATCGAGTACCTTATCGGCCTTATGTGGGATCTCGGGCTGAATATTGGGCACAGCGTACGAAATCTAGAAGAATGTATTAGCGAGGCTCAAAAAGACGTTACGGTACAAACAAATGTACTTGAATCTCGCTTATTGTCTGGCAACAATAAGATGTATCAGGACTTCTTGTTTAATATTGCAAAAAACATCAGCCCGATTGATTTCTTAAAGGCAAAGTTAAGAGAACAAGAGTTACGCCACGCAAAATTCAATGATACCGCTTATAACTTAGAGCCAAATATCAAAGAAAGTCCTGGTGGTCTGCGTGACTTGCACATGATCATCTGGATAACACGTAGCTTACAAGTAAAAAATCACCAATATGCAGCCTCCAGTAACTCTTGGCTCTCGCTAGCAAAAGATCAAATCATATCGGTGACTGAAGCAAGACGCATTCGCCATCATGAAAAGAAACTACAGCTATTACGTTGTCACTTACATTTTTTAAGTAGTCGCCGTGAGGATCGCTTACTTTTTGATTTTCAGAATGATCTTGCAGCTACATTGGGTTACACAAACACGCTACGCAGACGCGCTAGCGAGCAGCTCATGCAAAGCTACTATACAAGCGTTAAGTTTATTGAGCTTATCAATGAAATTGTATTGAAGCTGCTAGAAGAGATTATCGTTGCACCACCCCCAGCAGTGCGCGTAATTAATGATAAGTTTGAATCGCGCAATGACTTATTAGAGGCTAGAACCGCAAACTTGTTACAGCAAGACCCTTCTGCAATTTTCGAAGCTTTCTTACTGCTTCAACAGCACCCAGAACTTTCAGGGATGGGTGCCACGCTGTTGCGCACGCTACAGCGTGTAAAATCATTGGTCAACAAAGACTATAGGCACAATGCTCAAAACAAAAAAACATTCATAGATGTTCTGTCACAACCTAGCGGCGTTAATCGCGCATTACGCGCAATGAATCGATACGGAATACTAGGTAGCTACATTCCTGCTTTTGGGAAAATTGTTGGGCAGATGCAACATGATTTGTTTCATGTCTACACCGTGGATGAACACATTCTTAATGTGTTAGCCAATTTACGACGCTTTGCTAAACCTGAACTTAAACATGAGTTTCCACTTTGCAGCCAGATATTTTCCGAGTTTGATGCACCGCATTTACTTTACTTAGCGGCATTATTTCACGACATCGCCAAGGGACGTGGCGGAGACCATTCAACACTTGGTACCATAGACGCCATAAAGTTTTGCAAATTACATCATTTGCCCAAAGCCGATGGTGCCCTTGTTTCTTGGCTGGTAGAAGCACATTTAAAAATGTCGTCAATTGCACAAAAGACTGATTTATCGGACCCAAGCGTCATTGAATCATTTGCAGACTTTGTTGAAAATAAACGTAGGTTAAACGCACTTTATTTACTTACCGTTGCAGATATTCGAGGCACAAGCCCAGTAGTTTGGAATGCCTGGAAAGCAAGGCTACTAGAAAACTTATATTCGGCGACAAGTCGCGCACTATCACATCCGACATTCCATGCAAAGCAAACCATACAACGACGTATTAAAGAAGCATCGGAAAAGCTCAGTCGATTTGGCTTAAGCAAGCACGCCTACGAGCAACTCTGGGTACAGTTCGGAGAAAATTATTTTGTTCGCCACGAAAGTGACGAAATCGCTTGGCATAGCCGCCTGTTAACACCGCACTTATACAGTGAAAATCCCATCGTGCGCGCAAGACTTAGCCCACATGGTGACGGCATCCAAGTCATGATATACATTAAAGATAAAAACGATCTATTCGCCAGAATATGTAACTTCTTTGATCGCATGGGCTATGGGATTGTTGAAGCAAAAATCTATACGACCAAACACGATTACGCATTAAATAGTTTTATTGTATTAGACCAATCGGGTAAGTCTGTGAGCTACAGTGGCTTATTGAAATTTATTGAGTTAGAACTTGCCAATCAACTGGATGACCAATATCAACTGGAATCTCCACTCAAGGGGCGCGTCAGCCGGCAGGTTAAACACATGCCGATTCAAGCACAAATCACAATTACCAAAGAAGCTGAAAACAACAATCACAAGCTTGATATCATTGCCAATGATAGGCCAGGCCTACTAGCTACGCTAGCCCAACAGTTTTTGAAACACGATATCAAGCTTCATAACGCAAAAATAAACACTTTAGGCAACCGTGCCGAAGATACCTTCTTAATTTCAGATAGAAATAGTGAATGCCTAGACTTTAATCATGTGCATTCATTGCAAATGGCATTACTTGATGAAATTTGA
- the map gene encoding type I methionyl aminopeptidase: protein MAISIKNQQDIEKMRIAGKLASEVLDFITPHVVHGITTEALDKLCHDYIVDVQKAIPAPLNYAPDGHKPYPKSICTSINQQICHGVPSDKALKNGDIVNIDITVIKDGYHGDTSRMFYVGETSIQAKRLCEITYQAMWLGINKVKPGATLGDIGFAIQTFAEKSGYSVVREFCGHGIGTVFHEEPQVLHYGRPGAGLKLQAGMMFTIEPMINAGKRDIKQMPDGWTIVTKDRSLSAQWEHTILVTDTGYEVMTLSAGSPPPPAFITNASST, encoded by the coding sequence ATGGCAATCTCAATTAAAAATCAACAAGATATTGAAAAAATGCGCATCGCGGGAAAATTGGCTTCCGAAGTGCTAGATTTCATCACACCTCATGTCGTGCATGGCATTACGACAGAAGCGCTTGATAAACTTTGCCATGATTATATTGTAGACGTACAAAAAGCGATTCCAGCGCCTTTAAACTATGCGCCGGATGGCCACAAACCTTACCCAAAGTCCATTTGCACCTCAATTAATCAGCAAATTTGCCACGGCGTTCCTAGTGACAAAGCGCTTAAGAACGGTGATATCGTCAATATTGACATTACCGTCATTAAAGATGGTTACCACGGCGACACTAGTCGCATGTTTTATGTGGGTGAAACTTCAATCCAAGCTAAGCGCTTATGTGAAATCACCTATCAAGCAATGTGGTTAGGCATTAACAAAGTTAAGCCAGGCGCAACTTTAGGCGACATCGGGTTTGCCATACAAACGTTTGCAGAAAAAAGTGGCTACAGTGTTGTACGCGAGTTTTGTGGTCACGGTATCGGCACCGTATTTCATGAGGAACCTCAAGTGCTTCATTACGGAAGACCTGGTGCAGGACTTAAACTGCAGGCCGGCATGATGTTTACGATTGAGCCTATGATTAATGCGGGAAAACGCGATATCAAACAAATGCCTGATGGCTGGACGATCGTAACTAAGGATCGTAGCTTATCAGCACAATGGGAACACACCATTTTAGTGACAGATACAGGCTATGAAGTAATGACACTGTCCGCAGGCTCGCCCCCTCCCCCTGCTTTCATTACCAACGCATCAAGCACTTAA
- a CDS encoding HDOD domain-containing protein: MAAIPVGLMARDLNAWVSFLRTAEIPVLKQTAREIGRLQEDEDNLSARAITNVVLNDPMMVFKVLSYAQKHKSRSQLQDLAQVEQAIMMMGTGTFFRNIPPAPLVEDALKINLTALMQLLKLIKRAHRAANFAVEWAAHLNDLHAEEVLVAALLHDLSEMLMWCYVPEQMNLIHTMQTADKTLRSKSVQQEVLGFVLHDLQVQLVEVFQLPPLLGKLMQDGASDEQRVRNVTLAVNLARHSTNGWNDAALPDDYRDIAELLRLDVDRVMRVVGVPDAQ; the protein is encoded by the coding sequence ATGGCAGCGATACCTGTAGGTTTGATGGCAAGAGACTTAAATGCATGGGTGAGTTTTTTGAGAACCGCGGAAATTCCCGTACTCAAACAAACTGCACGTGAAATTGGTCGTCTACAAGAGGATGAAGATAATCTTAGCGCACGTGCCATCACGAATGTGGTGCTTAATGACCCTATGATGGTTTTTAAAGTGCTCAGTTATGCTCAAAAGCATAAGTCGCGCAGTCAACTGCAAGACCTCGCACAAGTAGAGCAGGCTATCATGATGATGGGTACCGGTACTTTTTTTAGAAATATCCCGCCAGCACCTCTGGTTGAAGACGCACTTAAGATCAACTTAACCGCATTGATGCAACTGCTTAAGTTAATTAAACGAGCCCATCGAGCTGCGAACTTTGCGGTTGAGTGGGCTGCGCACTTAAATGATTTACATGCAGAAGAGGTGCTTGTCGCTGCATTGTTACATGATCTATCTGAAATGTTGATGTGGTGTTATGTCCCAGAGCAAATGAATCTGATTCACACGATGCAAACGGCTGACAAGACGTTGCGTAGTAAGTCTGTGCAGCAAGAGGTGCTGGGGTTTGTGCTGCATGATTTGCAAGTTCAGTTGGTAGAGGTATTTCAGTTACCACCATTGCTTGGCAAGCTTATGCAAGATGGCGCTTCAGATGAGCAGCGCGTCAGAAATGTGACGCTTGCAGTGAACTTAGCAAGGCATTCAACTAATGGTTGGAATGATGCGGCATTGCCAGATGATTATCGTGATATAGCGGAGCTGCTTCGTCTTGATGTAGATAGGGTGATGCGCGTGGTTGGTGTGCCTGATGCGCAATAA